A DNA window from Bacteroidia bacterium contains the following coding sequences:
- a CDS encoding TetR/AcrR family transcriptional regulator codes for METGDRILEGARELFFSYGIRSVSMDDIARHLGMSKKTVYQNFKDKDEIVNTLLATSLKINDERLKQLEKDSKDAVQEIILIMKHISEMFSRINPNLFYDMQKYYPEAWKRFQEFKQQSMIKMVETNLKQGIQEKYFRNDIDVKILAKMRIEQVEMAMNPMTFPPDKFNIMEVQLTMIDHFLHGITTLKGHKLLNKYKNINEDE; via the coding sequence GTGGAAACAGGAGATAGAATACTTGAAGGAGCCAGAGAATTATTCTTCAGCTATGGCATACGGAGTGTTTCTATGGACGACATCGCGCGCCACCTGGGGATGTCTAAAAAAACCGTATATCAAAATTTCAAAGATAAAGACGAGATTGTCAATACGCTATTGGCAACAAGTCTTAAAATTAACGATGAGCGTTTAAAACAATTAGAGAAGGATTCAAAGGATGCAGTTCAGGAGATTATTCTCATTATGAAACATATTTCTGAAATGTTCTCCCGGATTAATCCCAATCTCTTTTATGATATGCAGAAGTATTATCCTGAAGCATGGAAACGGTTTCAGGAATTCAAGCAACAGTCAATGATTAAAATGGTGGAGACGAATCTTAAACAAGGAATTCAGGAAAAATATTTCAGGAATGACATAGATGTGAAGATACTCGCAAAAATGCGTATTGAGCAGGTGGAAATGGCAATGAATCCGATGACATTCCCGCCTGATAAATTTAATATTATGGAAGTTCAGCTTACCATGATTGACCATTTTCTTCATGGGATAACAACCCTTAAAGGACATAAGCTCTTAAACAAGTACAAAAACATTAATGAAGATGAATAG
- a CDS encoding DEAD/DEAH box helicase, whose protein sequence is MRFEEFNLNKDLMEGIASIGFETATPIQEKAIPVITSGKDLIACAQTGTGKTAAFLLPILSRLTDHRVATCNTLVLVPTRELALQIDQALDGFSYFTSVSSIAIYGGTDGITFEREKRALTEGANVIIATPGRLIAHINQQYVKFGELKHLVLDEADRMLDMGFQEDILKIISHLPKVRQTLLFSATMPPEIRSFAKKILNAPEEISIAISKPAEKIRQEAFLVHDPQKNELITRLLKETDYKSVLIFCSRKEKVKVLRFDLKKLGLDVDAIHSDREQHEREETLRNFSSGRVRILIATDILSRGIDIENIELVINYDVPPDAEDYIHRIGRTARAERTGRAITFINGFDQRSFQRIERLMEKEVPKLPMPQGMAPGPVWDPSKKPPGGGKKSFHRGGKKSFRGNR, encoded by the coding sequence GTGCGATTTGAAGAGTTTAATCTGAACAAGGATCTGATGGAAGGCATTGCCTCCATCGGGTTTGAAACAGCCACCCCGATCCAGGAAAAGGCCATTCCCGTTATAACCTCCGGAAAGGACCTGATTGCGTGCGCCCAGACAGGTACTGGTAAAACCGCCGCCTTTTTACTTCCCATTCTCAGCAGGCTAACGGATCATCGGGTTGCTACGTGTAATACGCTTGTACTGGTTCCTACACGGGAACTCGCCCTGCAGATTGACCAGGCGCTGGATGGTTTCTCCTACTTTACTTCCGTAAGTTCCATTGCGATCTACGGAGGAACGGACGGCATTACCTTTGAAAGGGAAAAGAGAGCGCTTACCGAAGGCGCCAATGTGATTATTGCCACCCCCGGCCGGTTGATCGCGCACATCAATCAGCAATATGTGAAGTTCGGGGAACTCAAACATCTTGTTCTCGACGAGGCAGACCGTATGCTGGATATGGGTTTTCAGGAAGACATTCTGAAGATCATCAGCCATCTTCCCAAAGTGCGCCAGACGCTTTTGTTTTCCGCGACCATGCCACCGGAGATACGATCTTTCGCAAAGAAGATTTTGAATGCCCCGGAGGAAATAAGTATAGCTATTTCCAAACCCGCCGAGAAGATCCGGCAGGAAGCTTTTCTGGTTCATGATCCCCAGAAAAACGAGCTGATCACCCGTCTTCTGAAGGAAACAGATTACAAGAGTGTGCTGATCTTCTGTTCCCGTAAGGAAAAAGTGAAGGTGTTGCGGTTTGATCTGAAAAAGCTTGGGTTGGATGTAGATGCGATTCATTCAGACAGGGAGCAGCATGAACGGGAGGAGACCCTGAGGAATTTTTCATCCGGACGTGTGCGTATTTTAATAGCAACAGATATTTTATCGCGCGGCATCGACATTGAGAATATAGAATTGGTGATCAATTACGATGTGCCGCCGGATGCGGAGGATTATATCCACCGCATCGGTCGAACAGCGCGTGCTGAAAGAACGGGTCGTGCGATTACTTTTATCAATGGTTTTGATCAACGATCTTTTCAGCGGATTGAACGTCTTATGGAAAAGGAAGTGCCCAAACTTCCCATGCCGCAGGGCATGGCTCCCGGACCCGTTTGGGATCCTTCTAAAAAACCACCCGGCGGAGGAAAGAAAAGTTTTCACCGGGGAGGAAAGAAATCTTTTCGCGGGAACCGATAA
- a CDS encoding MarR family transcriptional regulator, with product MRLEKEVNYHHFRSEYEKILVNIYYTNSWLFDNYQQILKKYNLTAQQFNVLKILFASYPKPIMISNIKGRMLDKNSDITRIVERLLGENLIARRRDQSNRRKVIVKLNVIGYHLMEKMNKEVQVFEKLVSHLTPKEAIELNRLLDKTRKKSGK from the coding sequence ATGAGGTTAGAAAAAGAGGTTAATTACCATCACTTCAGAAGTGAATACGAAAAAATTCTTGTAAATATATATTATACTAACAGTTGGCTATTTGACAACTACCAGCAAATTCTGAAAAAATACAACCTGACAGCACAGCAGTTTAATGTCCTTAAAATTTTATTTGCCAGTTACCCTAAACCCATAATGATTTCAAATATTAAAGGACGGATGCTGGATAAAAATTCTGACATAACACGCATTGTGGAAAGGCTTTTGGGGGAAAATCTTATTGCAAGAAGGCGAGATCAATCTAATCGCAGAAAAGTAATTGTTAAATTAAATGTCATAGGCTATCACCTGATGGAAAAAATGAATAAGGAAGTTCAGGTATTTGAAAAACTTGTTAGCCACCTCACTCCCAAAGAGGCAATTGAACTAAATAGGTTGCTTGATAAAACACGGAAAAAATCCGGGAAATAG